The Clupea harengus chromosome 6, Ch_v2.0.2, whole genome shotgun sequence genome contains a region encoding:
- the plekhg4 gene encoding uncharacterized protein plekhg4 isoform X2, whose amino-acid sequence MDSESLDSCIQGTLSVLYPPFEATAATVLCQVFDVVETTYRGDGLRYLVDFLVPAKRILQSIQQDACFPYCGFLFRHEGWPLCVHEKVIIQLSSLDQRVLQPGDFYLQVAPTPKSSPRIAVKCLAVNGQYVEELEVPELAYTSIFTMAWLDSINQERAGNARLQHCLLAADSDIFRVPWEDVVHPEFIRRPKVAAESPAVAKSRERDGDEDEERDTVSEQDNKPAQTNKALLIDTSMTQQDSGRSNEVKLLPAMAPSKRDSVEKGSADDSEGEYVELAEITLPRFSPQKGSLTQSISMNYRNLHKPRTMEHSPPKAKPLETPLRNIACSQTMVCTMLIEQNLNDCFPPVILTPTTPAESDTPTPAESANEPKSDGSGTRSVSLEGTSSANNATHVPECECSVSEQPGCNDSAPSKSLIFNCKLEARSDSADSPQEDQVVPEGLEVAIEVKTCQEGPSLDQDSSCGKESESSFEKGKMDNSRKDPEPVPVTESLQEQTGEPEDRVEGQTKTDTLNEQVISPVKPVAPPGDGGSLRDSSLTSGGPEGERVESVGCAPIAPAAPAQDQVTASQQGQESIEPAKVDLEERETTCVGEGKEQVEEGEGGVDEKVEMPQTALVDPATTSGAITAEAPSKVVQEEVTPSERVGEEDELEKCWQEKDKEKEGRVEEEEKDEIVKEEKDEGVKEEKDEGVKEEKEVDTIVRGEVGEQHCVSQNSETSQTDCTVNEESAVVGSVPDSKQEASENCNSESEADTQAKDSHSTAPHTDGHTHTAETPAAAEEEQESGVEAKEDKEKEKQDEGKVEESSEESAQAPTVNGSCGEPDQEATGEPQHLPASNPTEEQASHEKPVSEMSPNQQDPPVPLPAASLKSQPVLTEAHNINPDVLSSGVLCLPGTRDKSGHALVTVTTRNTIWLNPNCNSGELVRIMVYFYTILRKEVRSLGLTVLVDARRCSPVPALFKAFNILQDAIPGCIHTVLLLADRDLALRVEKTPSLQLELLTSLKSLHKHVDISQLPTEYDGTFPFSHASWVCFRTRLEQLTSNCQDAVNLLKSTISSLESTPLPPTAEEAQVLLGRYRGLMRSVLEDTRLVRLQLEGGASLSRLRKEESSISLTEDYRDAIETVGRLYDQVDELVHRLVMLSNKCTQELEFVMEFKSLEEGFSEVSHWINEVGESRLNTLGELEDSLEQLRKKQTQFRDFYCAAYEHCKGGEALLKRLERWEDVSSAELQVYEVKVRSFWVHLQDFSQRVEDTRHKIDKTVRLYEFFDKAYEWALEGMRHLACVSMEDCSLPEKCHGVISYLEEYRTQHPPIPDPRFQDMKELAGELKSEQGLKQWKFAWSKCQETKQMFEKKLESALRTRRSLASDPGGGGDGGTPRRLSDVSTRSQAQDRSSSLSFSCRKAFSGAWGRDRLSSQSSISSVASSPCSPAGARLDPCRVPVGSPYCGSEQRVPPHTPLSSHRLTRSTSSEEPHPLPRTSSTSSAASSSCSFSPGLPSLETGHRRILRKTQSFDAAGMEASRYGTCQRTLSEPARRGNTGVFIKGLEVSSTEMADRAYSPRLTPAHGWPNDSLRSGASSCTSSPVPEVRAKGSKLRHIVDEMVTTEREYVRSLRYIIDHYFPEMERGDLPQDLRGKRSVIFGNLEKLVDFHSQYFLKELESCCNHPLRVSHCFLRHQDQFGLYALYSKNKPKSDALLASHGNCFFRHKQLELGDKMDLASYLLKPIQRMSKYALLLKDLIKEVSEAQEQEMGYLCAAAEMVKFQLRHGNDLLAMDAIRDCDVNLKEQGQLVKQDEFTIWYGRKKCQRHVFLFEDLVLFSKPKRVVGGLDVYIYKHSFKTADVGMTETSGDNALRFEIWFRRRTSKNQTYILQAGTVEIKHAWTSDIARILWQQATRNKELRMQEMVSMGVGNKPFLDIKPSDAAINDRAIDYIMKGRGARTRASIAVSLFDHSNPFKRAASVSTSVSGPQAAGGPPSSSLLGPLNLHMYISQSLMPGDRLISPCIEEDELEHETSSQPSMTTESSGSSSQCLSGGGSSGSDSGCVSSHLPEALSEEPSSPYEPSCYSAVASPVEDKPRFNSQYISAV is encoded by the exons GACTCTGAGTCTCTGGATAGCTGCATCCAGGGCACCCTGTCGGTGCTGTACCCCCCCTTCGAGGCCACCGCTGCCACGGTACTCTGCCAGGTGTTTGACGTTGTGGAGACGACGTACCGTGGCGACGGCCTGAGATACCTCGTCGATTTCCTGGTCCCGGCGAAACGCATCCTCCAGAGTATTCAGCAGGATGCCTGT TTCCCTTACTGTGGGTTCCTGTTCCGTCACGAAGGCTGGCCCCTCTGTGTTCACGAGAAGGTCATAATCCAGCTCTCCTCCCTGGACCAACGAGTGTTGCAGCCTGGAGACTTCTACTTGCAGGTGGCGCCCACCCCGAAGAGCAGCCCGCGCATCGCCGTCAAGTGTCTGGCCGTGAACGGGCAGTATGTGGAGGAGCTGGAAGTGCCTGAGCTAGCCTACACCTCCATCTTCACCATGGCCTGGCTGGACTCCATCAACCAGGAGCGGGCAGGCAATGCCCGCCTGCAGCACTGCCTCCTCGCAGCCGACAGCGACATCTTCCGGGTGCCGTGGGAGGACGTGGTACACCCCGAGTTCATCCGCAGGCCCAAGGTGGCCGCCGAGTCGCCTGCGGTGGccaagagcagggagagagatggggatgagGACGAGGAAAGGGACACTGTGTCGGAGCAAGATAACAAACCTGCTCAGACAAACAAAGCGCTTTTGATTGACACCTCAATGACCCAACAGGACAGTGGTCGGAGCAACGAGGTTAAGCTCCTCCCGGCCATGGCGCCCTCAAAGAGGGACAGCGTGGAGAAGGGCTCTGCGGACGACTCGGAGGGCGAGTACGTGGAGCTGGCTGAGATCACACTTCCACGTTTCTCCCCTCAGAAAGGCTCGCTAACCCAGTCTATAAGCATGAACTACAGAAACCTACACAAACCAAGGACTATGGAGCACTCGCCACCCAAGGCTAAGCCTCTGGAAACCCCTCTCAGAAACATCGCTTGCTCCCAGACCATGGTGTGCACCATGCTCATAGAGCAGAACTTGAACGACTGTTTTCCCCCAGTGATTTTGACCCCAACCACTCCCGCCGAATCAGACACTCCCACCCCCGCTGAATCAGCAAACGAGCCAAAGTCGGATGGATCTGGAACGAGATCCGTCAGCCTGGAAGGTACCTCTTCCGCCAATAACGCCACACacgtgcctgagtgtgagtgctctGTGTCTGAACAGCCAGGTTGCAATGACTCAGCACCATCTAAATCTCTCATTTTCAATTGTAAACTAGAAGCTCGCTCTGACAGTGCAGATTCACCTCAAGAAGATCAGGTTGTGCCTGAGGGGCTTGAGGTAGCTATCGAGGTCAAAACATGTCAGGAGGGGCCCTCACTTGACCAGGATAGCAGTTGTGGTAAAGAATCTGAAAGCAGTTTTGAGAAAGGCAAGATGGACAATTCCCGGAAAGATCCGGAACCTGTCCCCGTCACTGAGTCTCTCCAGGAGCAGACAGGCGAGCCAGAGGATAGAGTTGAGGGTCAaaccaaaacagacacactgaatGAGCAGGTTATATCTCCTGTCAAACCTGTCGCTCCTCCAGGAGACGGTGGCTCCCTCAGAGACAGCAGTCTCACTTCAGGAGGccctgagggggagagagtggagagtgtaGGCTGTGCCCCCATTGCCCCTGCTGCCCCAGCTCAGGATCAGGTTACAGCTAGCCAGCAGGGTCAGGAGAGCATAGAGCCAGCTAAGGTAGActtggaagagagggagacgacATGTGTAGGAGAAGGGaaggagcaggtggaggagggagaaggtggTGTGGATGAAAAGGTGGAGATGCCACAAACAGCTTTGGTGGACCCGGCAACCACGTCTGGTGCCATCACTGCAGAGGCACCATCCAAGGTGGTTCAGGAGGAGGTTACCCCTTCTGAGAGAGTAGGTGAAGAGGATGAGCTAGAAAAATGCTGGCAGGAAAAGgataaagagaaggaggggagggtggaggaggaagagaaagatgagattgtgaaagaggagaaagatgagggtgtgaaagaggagaaagatgagggtgtgaaagaggagaaagaagtgGATACAATAGTTCGAGGTGAGGTAGGTGAACAGCACTGTGTGTCTCAGAACTCAGAAACATCTCAGACAGATTGCACTGTGAATGAGGAGAGTGCAGTCGTGGGAAGTGTCCCAGACAGTAAGCAGGAGGCTTCAGAAAACTGCAACTCTGAGTCTGAGGCTGATACACAGGCTAAAGACTCACACAGCACTGCCCCACAcactgatggacacacacacacagccgagaCACCAGCAGCTGCAGAAGAGGAGCAGGAATCTGGAGTGGAGGCCaaggaggacaaggagaaggagaagcaggATGAGGGGAAAGTAGAGGAGTCGAGTGAGGAGTCTGCCCAGGCTCCTACTGTAAATGGCTCCTGTGGGGAGCCGGATCAAGAAGCAACAGGGGAACCCCAGCATTTGCCAG CCTCCAACCCAACAGAAGAGCAAGCCAGTCATGAGAAGCCAGTCAGTGAAATGAGCCCTAACCAGCAGGATCCCCCAGTTCCCCTACCCGCAGCCTCCCTGAAGAGCCAGCCTGTGCTAACCGAGGCCCACAACATCAACCCAGATGTGCTGAGCTCAGGAGTACTCTGCCTGCCTG GCACTAGAGATAAATCTGGGCATGCTTTGGTGACTGTGACGACCAGGAATACGATTTGGTTAAACCCAAACTGCAACAGTGGTGAGCTTGTGCGGATTATGGTGTACTTCTACACCATTCTCAG GAAGGAAGTTCGTTCGCTGGGTTTGACTGTTCTAGTAGATGCCCGCCGGTGCTCACCTGTCCCTGCCCTCTTCAAAGCCTTTAATATCCTGCAG gatgCTATACCAGGGTGCATCCATACTGTGCTGTTGCTGGCAGACAGAGATCTGGCTCTACGTGTGGAGAAGACCCCATCTTTACAG CTGGAGCTCCTCACCTCGCTCAAATCCCTGCACAAGCACGTCGACATCTCCCAGCTGCCCACCGAGTACGATGGCACCTTCCCCTTCTCGCACGCCAGCTGGGTGTGTTTCAGAACG AGACTGGAACAGCTGACCAGTAACTGTCAGGATGCTGTCAATCTCCTCAAGAGCACCATCTCCAGCCTGGAGTCCACTCCTCTGCCCCCCACAGCTGAG GAGGCCCAGGTGCTGCTGGGCCGCTACAGGGGGCTGATGCGCAGCGTGCTGGAAGACACCCGGCTGGTGCGCCTGCAGCTGGAGGGGGGGGCGTCACTGTCCCGCCTGCGCAAGGAGGAGTCCAGCATCAGCCTTACCGAAGACTACAG AGATGCCATTGAAACAGTGGGGCGACTGTACGACCAGGTGGACGAGCTGGTCCACAGGCTGGTGATGCTGTCCAACAAGTGCACACAGGAGCTGGAGTTTGTCATGGAGTTCAAAAGCCTGGAGGAGGGCTTCAGTGAG GTGAGTCACTGGATCAATGAGGTTGGGGAGAGTCGCCTGAACACCCTGGGGGAACTTGAGGACTCGCTGGAGCAGCTGCGGAAAAAGCAGACACAATTTCGGGATTTCTACTGCGCTGCATAC GAGCACTGTAAGGGTGGGGAGGCCTTGCTGAAGAGGCTGGAGAGATGGGAGGACGTGTCGTCGGCTGAGCTGCAGGTGTACGAGGTGAAGGTCCGCTCCTTCTGGGTGCACCTGCAGGACTTTTCCCAGCGTGTGGAGGACACCCGCCACAAAATTGACAAGACTGTTAGGCTCTACGAATTCTTTGATAAG GCATATGAGTGGGCGCTGGAGGGCATGCGCCACCTGGCCTGTGTCAGCATGGAGGACTGCAGCCTGCCAGAAAAGTGCCACGGTGTAATTTCTTACCTGGAGGAGTACCGCACCCAGCACCCCCCGATCCCCGACCCGCGCTTCCAGGACATGAAGGAGCTGGCCGGGGAGCTAAAGAGCGAGCAGGGTCTCAAGCAGTGGAAGTTCGCCTGGTCCAAGTGCCAGGAGACCAAGCAGATGTTTGAGAAGAAGCTGGAGTCTGCCTTACGGACGCGGCGCTCGCTAGCCTCTGACCCCGGTGGTGGTGGCGACGGAGGAACACCCAGACGCCTCTCAGATGTATCGACCCGCTCCCAGGCACAGGACCGCAGCAGCAGCTTGTCCTTCTCCTGCAGGAAGGCCTTCTCTGGGGCCTGGGGCCGCGACCGGCTCTCCTCCCAGTCTAGCATCTCCAGCGTCGCCTCCAGCCCATGCAGTCCAGCAGGAGCCAGGCTGGACCCCTGCAGAGTCCCCGTAGGCAGCCCCTACTGCGGCAGCGAGCAGCGCGTGCCACCTCACACCCCTCTCAGCTCCCACCGCCTCACCCGCAGCACGTCGTCTGAGGagccccaccctctccctcgcacctcctccacctcctccgcaGCCTCCTCCTCGTGCTCTTTCAGCCCCGGGCTCCCCTCTCTGGAAACGGGCCACCGGCGGATACTGCGGAAGACGCAGAGCTTCGACGCGGCCGGCATGGAGGCCTCGCGCTACGGCACGTGCCAGCGGACTCTGAGTGAGCCGGCACGCCGCGGCAACACAGGCGTGTTCATCAAGGGCCTGGAGGTGAGCAGCACGGAGATGGCTGACCGGGCCTACAGCCCCCGCCTGACGCCCGCCCATGGCTGGCCCAACGACAGCCTGCGCTCCGGGGCATCTAGCTGCACCAGCAGCCCGGTGCCAGAGGTGCGCGCCAAGGGCAG taAGCTGCGTCACATCGTGGACGAGATGGTGACGACGGAGCGGGAGTATGTGCGCTCGCTGCGCTACATCATCGACCACTACTTCCCCGAGATGGAGCGCGGCGACCTGCCGCAGGACCTGCGCGGCAAGCGCAGCGTCATCTTCGGCAACCTAGAGAAGCTGGTGGACTTCCACAGCCAGTACTTCCTCAAGGAGCTGGagagctgctgcaaccacccgCTGCGTGTCAGCCACTGCTTCCTGCGCCAC CAAGACCAGTTTGGACTGTATGCTCTGTACAGCAAGAACAAGCCCAAGTCAGACGCGCTGTTGGCCAGCCATGGGAACTGCTTCTTCAGG CATAAGCAGCTGGAGCTGGGCGATAAAATGGATTTGGCCTCTTACCTGCTGAAGCCCATCCAGCGCATGAGCAAGTACGCGCTGCTGCTCAAGGACCTGATCAAGGAGGTCAGTGAGGCTCAGGAGCAGGAGATGGGCTACCTTTGCGCCGCCGCCGAGATGGTCAAGTTCCAGCTGCGCCACGGCAACGACCTGCTCGCCATGGACGCCATCCGCGACTGTGAT GTCAATCTGAAGGAGCAGGGCCAGCTGGTGAAGCAGGACGAGTTCACCATCTGGTACGGGAGGAAGAAGTGCCAGAGACACGTCTTCCTGTTTGAGGACTTGGTTCTGTTCAGCAAACCCAAACGCGTTGTGGGAGGCCTTGATGTTTACATCTACAAGCACTCTTTCAAG ACAGCCGATGTGGGCATGACGGAAACCTCGGGGGACAATGCCTTACGCTTCGAGATCTGGTTCCGCAGGAGAACTTCAAAGAACCAGACTTACATTCTGCAGGCTGGCACGGTTGAGATCAAACATGCCTGGACCTCCGACATTGCCAGGATCCTGTGGCAGCAGGCCACCCGAAACAAAG AGCTCCGCATGCAGGAGATGGTGTCAATGGGAGTAGGGAACAAGCCCTTTCTGGACATTAAGCCAAGCGATGCTGCTATCAATGACAGGGCTATCGACTACATCATGAAGGGCAGAG GAGCCAGAACACGGGCGTCCATCGC